In one Ictalurus furcatus strain D&B chromosome 10, Billie_1.0, whole genome shotgun sequence genomic region, the following are encoded:
- the LOC128613685 gene encoding uncharacterized protein LOC128613685 isoform X2: MAKMFRTLTVLITAFSILQGTGTTVQPTTTVQQGTTALRTTTTTTTVGRDVTTETHHPSSTASLTTRATIVTNSQSTALNETPPTNSTSPQTSIHLTTTSSQSHTLSHGKITTTDQNKTTIVVSNSSGTTALKTTKLTTEEHNKTGKLNTTPSSASSNDREDSLARNPGLVAILCIFFITLALVIVVVIAKMIRCSKTSQFERLDDVPMNKVNEEAPFAQYPPQ, encoded by the exons ATGGCTAAAATGTTCCGTACCCTTACAGTCTTAATCACTGCATTCAGCATATTACAAG GTACAGGTACGACTGTTCAACCAACAACAACAGTTCAACAAGGTACGACTGCTCtacgaacaacaacaacaacaacaacagttggAAGAGATGTCACCACTGAAACGCACCATCCATCAAGCACAGCATCTTTGACCACCCGTGCTACCATTGTGACTAATTCTCAAAGCACAGCTTTGAATGAAACACCTCCAACAAACAGCACATCTCCTCAAACAAGTATCCATCTAACAACCACAtcttcacagtcacacacattGTCACATGGCAAGATCACCACCACTGACCAAAACAAAACGACTATAGTTGTCAGTAACAGCAGTGGAACCACTGCTTTAAAGACCACCAAACTCACTACTGAAGAACACAATAAGACAGGAAAATTGAACACAACCCCAAGTTCAG ctTCAAGTAATGACAGAGAAGACAGCTTGGCAAGAAACCCAGGCCTTGTGGCTATCTTGTGCATTTTCTTCATCACTTTGGCCTTGGTGATTGTGGTTGTGATCGCTAAGATGATCCGCTGCAGTAAAACCTCGCAATTTGAAAGGCTGGATGACGTACCTATG AACAAGGTGAACGAGGAAGCACCATTTGCTCAATACCCTCCACAATAG
- the LOC128613685 gene encoding integumentary mucin C.1-like isoform X1, whose translation MAKLLQVISVLIIVFSIFQGTGTTVQPTTTVQQGTTALRTTTTTTTVGRDVTTETHHPSSTASLTTRATIVTNSQSTALNETPPTNSTSPQTSIHLTTTSSQSHTLSHGKITTTDQNKTTIVVSNSSGTTALKTTKLTTEEHNKTGKLNTTPSSASSNDREDSLARNPGLVAILCIFFITLALVIVVVIAKMIRCSKTSQFERLDDVPMNKVNEEAPFAQYPPQ comes from the exons ATGGCTAAACTGCTACAAGTCATTTCAGTTTTAATCATTGTTTTCAGCATATTTCAAG GTACAGGTACGACTGTTCAACCAACAACAACAGTTCAACAAGGTACGACTGCTCtacgaacaacaacaacaacaacaacagttggAAGAGATGTCACCACTGAAACGCACCATCCATCAAGCACAGCATCTTTGACCACCCGTGCTACCATTGTGACTAATTCTCAAAGCACAGCTTTGAATGAAACACCTCCAACAAACAGCACATCTCCTCAAACAAGTATCCATCTAACAACCACAtcttcacagtcacacacattGTCACATGGCAAGATCACCACCACTGACCAAAACAAAACGACTATAGTTGTCAGTAACAGCAGTGGAACCACTGCTTTAAAGACCACCAAACTCACTACTGAAGAACACAATAAGACAGGAAAATTGAACACAACCCCAAGTTCAG ctTCAAGTAATGACAGAGAAGACAGCTTGGCAAGAAACCCAGGCCTTGTGGCTATCTTGTGCATTTTCTTCATCACTTTGGCCTTGGTGATTGTGGTTGTGATCGCTAAGATGATCCGCTGCAGTAAAACCTCGCAATTTGAAAGGCTGGATGACGTACCTATG AACAAGGTGAACGAGGAAGCACCATTTGCTCAATACCCTCCACAATAG